GCTTCGCAGCGAGCGCTCCGAGGACGGAAAGCTCGTCCTCGTCACCGGGATGACGCCGACGCCGCTGGGTGAGGGGAAGACGGTGACGACGGTCGGACTCGGCCAGGCGTTCAACCGGATCGATCGGGACGCGCTGATCGCGATCCGGGAGCCGTCGCTGGGACCGGTCTTCGGTGTGAAAGGCGGCGCCGCGGGCGGCGGATACTCCCAGGTGCTCCCGATGGAGGATATCAACCTCCATTTCACCGGCGATCTACACGCGCTCACCTCGGCGCACAACCTAATTTCGACGATGCTCGACAACCACATCAAGCAGGGCAACGAGCTCGACATCGCCGTCAACTGGATCAACTGGCCCCGCGCGATCGACATGAACGATCGGGTGCTCCGGGAGACGGTGGTCGGTCTGGGCGGCGAGGTCACCGGCGTTCCCCGCGAGGACGGGTTCATCCTGACCGCGGCCTCGGAGATGATGGCGGTGCTCTGTCTCGCCGACGGTATCGAGGACCTCAAGGCCCGGATCGGTCGGATCATCGTTGCCTACGCCGAAGACGGCGAGCCGATCACGGTCGACGATATCGGTGCGACCGACGCCGCTGCCATCCTGTTGAAGGACGCACTCAAGCCGAACGTCGTCCAGACGATCGAGGGGACGCCCGCGTTCGTCCACGGTGGTCCCTTCGCGAACATCGCCCACGGCACCAACTCGCTGATCGCCGACGAGGTCGCGGCCCACCTCTCGGAGTATCTCGTCACCGAAGCGGGCTTCGGGTCAGATCTGGGCGCCGAGAAGTTCATGAACATCGTCTGTCGGTTCGGCGAGATGGAGCCCGACGCGGTCACGGTCGTCGCGTCGGTACGGGCGCTGAAGTACCACGGCCAGAACATGTGGCCGCCGAACCTCGAACAGTTAGAAGACGAGGACGTCGCGGCCGTCGAGCGCGGGCTCGAGAACCTCGATAAACACGTCGAGAACTTGCGAAAGTTCGGCGTTCCCGTCGTCGTCGCGCTCAATCGGTTCCCCGACGACAGCGACGCGGAGGTCGAGGCGGTTCTCGACCACTGCCGGGAGGACCTCGAGGTGCGGGCAGCGGAGTCAACGGTGTTCAGCGACGGCGGCGAGGGTGGCGTCGACCTCGCCGAGAAACTTGTCGACGCAGCCGAGACCGAGTCGTCGTTCGAGCCGCTGTACGACCTCGAGATGTCGATCAAAGAGAAGATCGAGGTTGTCGCGACCGAGATCTACGGGGCCGACGGCGTCGAGTACCACAGCGACGCCGAAACCGACATCGAACGGCTCACCGAGCACGGGTTCGACGACGTCCCGATCTGTATGTCCAAGACCTTCCACTCGCTGAGCGACGACGCCAGCCGCAAGGGCGTCCCCGAGGACTGGACCCTCGAAGTCAACGAGATCTACCCCTCGGCGGGGGCCGGCTTCCTCGTGGTGTTGACCGCCGACGTGCTGACCCTCCCCGGGCTTCCCGAGGAGCCCGCGGCCGCGAACATGGAGCTGCAGTCCGACGGAAGCATCGACGGCCTGTTCTGAGCGGGCTCACTCCCGCGTTTCCGATCGGTATCCGAGCAGCCACAGCGCTCGGTAACACGTCCACAGCTCACACTCACACCGCTCGGCGAGCTCGCGACAGCGTTCGAGGTAGCGCTCGTAGTCGGACGCTTCGGGCGGTTCGGGATACGGCGCCTCGAGCTCCCCGTGCTCGCGAAGCACCGCCCACTCCCGGGCGCTCATCACCAGGTATCGCTCCGGTTCGAGGAACTGCAGAAACGCCGTCCCCACCGGGACGTCGACCCCCGAAAGCGCCGTCAGCGCCTCGAGTTTTGCGGCCGTCGACTCGGCCTCGAGGGCGTCCTCGACCGCCGTCTCGAGGGCCTCGTACTCGTTGTCGCCGAACCGTTCCTCGGCGGCGCGTCGGTCCGCGTCGGGGTATCGCCCGAGGAAGCGCCGGAAGTACCACTGGACGATCCACTCGACGTCGCGCCGGCCGTACGTTCCCTGCCGCAGCGTCGTGGGCAACAGCTCGCGGTGTTCGTCTTCGACGGCCGCGAGGGGCTGCTCATCGGGGTACTCGTCGGCGAGGGTCTCGACCGTATCCGGGGAGAGCGCCATCGACGATCGGTTGTGCGGCAGAGAGTGTGAACGTTTTCCTCACCGTCGTGGGAGAAACGTTCATACCTCGTCGCGCAAAACGTGATACCATATCATGGGCAACTTCCGCACAGGTGATTCCGATGGCGACTGAGGAGTCGGAGCCGGTAAAGACGATCTGTCCGTACTGCGGCGTCGGCTGTGGAATCCAGGTCAACCAGGGCGAAGAGCCCGGCGACGTCCAGTTCATGCCGTGGGGTGATGCGCCGGTCAACGAGGGCCGGATCTGTATCAAGGGTGGCGCGGCGACGGAGGTCGTCGACCACGAGGACCGACTCACCGAGCCGCTGATCAAAGAGGACGGCGAGTTCCGCGAGGCCAGCTGGGCGGAGGCTTACGACCGCATCGTCGACGAACTCGAGCGCATCCGCGAGGAGTACGAGCCCGACGCGATGGGCTTTTTCGGCTCCTCAAAGACGATGAACGAGGAGAACTACCTCCTCCAGAAGCTCGCGCGACGGTACGGCACCAACAACGTCGACAACTGCACCCGGATGTGTCACGCCTCGACGGTGTGGGCGCTACGGACGAGTCTGGGCGCCGGTGCGATGACAAACAGCATGGCCGACCTGGAGGAGTCGGCTGACGTCTTCTGGATCCAGGGCGCGAATCCCGGGGAGCAACACCCGATTGCGAACAGCCAGTACTTCCGGCAGGCCGTCCTCGAGGGGGCGACGGTGATCCAGGTCGACCCCCACGCCAACAAGACGACCTCGTCGTTCCAGATCGACGAGACGGACCGCCACCAGCACCTCCAGCTCGAGCCGGGGACCGACATCCCGCTGTTGAACGTCGTGATCAAGACGATTCTGGAGAACCACGAGGACGACCCCGACGCGGGCTGGATCGACGAGGAGTTCATCGAGGAGCGAACGGAAGGGTTCGACCACCTCAAGGAGACGCTCTCGGAGTTCGACAAGGAGGAGGCCGCCGAGCAGTGTGGCGTCCCGCTCGAGGACATCGAGCTGGCCGCCGAAAAGTACGCGATGGCGAACAACGCGGCCATCTTCACCGGGATGGGGATGAGCCAGCACACCTGCGGGGTCGACAACGTCCAGAACGAGATCAACCTCGCGCTGATCACGGGCAACCTCGGCAAGCCGGGAACGGGTGTCAACCCGCTTCGAGGCCAGAACAACGTCCAGGGGACCTGTGACGTCGGTGCGATGCCGAACGTCCTGCCGGGCTACCAGCTGGTCGACGACGACGAGGCCCGCCAGTCCGTCGAGGAGGAGTGGGGGTTCGAGGTGCCCGACGAGCCCGGACTGACGAACGTCGAGCTCTCCCACGAGTTCGGCAACTCGGTGAAGGGACTGTACGTGATGGGCGAGAACCCTGTCGTGAGCGAACCCGACGCCAACCGGGTTATCGAGCGCATTCAGGACCTGGAGTTCATGGTCGCACAGGACATCTTCATGACCGAGACGGCCGAGTACGCCGACGTCGTCCTCCCGGCGACGACCTGGGCCGAACGCGGCGGCACCGTCACCAACACCGACCGCCGGGTCCAGCGGATGCGCGGCGTCGATAAGGTCCACGAGAACACGAAACACGACCTCGAGATCCTCATGGAGGTCGGCAGCCGGCTGTTCAGCGAGGACGAGTTCCGCTTCGAGGACGAGGAGGCCGTCTTCGAGGAGCTCCGGCAGGTCTGTCCGAGCTACTACGGGATGACCTACGAGATCCTCGGCGAGGAGGGGATCCAGTGGCCCTGTTACGAACTCGGTGACGAGGGCGACCAGTACCTCTACGAGGACAGCTTCGACACCGACAACGGCCTCGGGCAGATCGAGGGTGTGACCCATCAGCCCCCCAAAGAGACTCCCGACGAGGAGTATCCGCTGATCCTGACGACTGCCCGGCTCGAGGAACACTACAACACGGGGACGATGAGCCGTCGCTCGCCGACGCTGAACCGCCAGACCCCCGAGAACTTCGTCGACGTCCACCCCAACGACGCCGAGCGCTACGGGATCGAGGACGGCCAGGACGTCGTCCTCAAGTCCCGGCGTGGCGAGATCACCGTCGAGGCCCAGGTCACCGACGCGATCAAGGAGGGATCGGTGTGGACGACGCCACACTTCGCGGCCGCCTCCGCCAACCGTCTCACCAACGACGTCCTCGACGAGCGCGCGAAGATCCCCGAGTACAAGGCCGCGGCGGCCGAGATCGAGGTCGGTATCGAGCCGGCCGACTCGGAGGCGCCGGCCGACGACTGAGACGGGCTGGTATCCCGTTTTGCCGGCACGACCACCGCCCGACTCGGGCTCGTTCCGGGGCTGACGTCGGCGGTCCACGCGAGCCGGTCGCTTCGAGTGGCTCGTGACTTCACCCACGACTGAAGTCGTTCCTCGAATCTCTGTAACGTCCGCGTTGTGTCCTGTGCTGTATGGTAACAAAAGCAAGGACTATATGAGTGACCCGCCATGTTCCGGACGAGGACGAGGACGAGTACACATGTACGATAACGTTCTGATCGCGACGGACGGCAGCGACGAGGCCGAGGGAGCTATCGACCACGGCCTCGACCTCGCCGAGAAGGTGGGTGCGAAGGTACACGTGTTGTACGTCGTCGAAACCAAGGCCAACTACATCCTGACGGTCGGGCTCTCGGACGACGAGCTCCGGTCCTACCGGAAGTACGGCGAGGAAGTCGTCACGAGGGTGATCGACCGGGCGTCCGAGCGCGGCCTCAGCGGCGAGGGAGTTATCAGAACCGGCCGGCCGGCCGCGGAGATCGTCGACTACGGTGCGGAGAACGACGTCGATCTCATCCTGCTGGGAAAGCAGGGCCACGGCGCGATCGATCGCCACCTCGGGAGCACTTCCGAGAAGGTCATCCGGATGGCCGACACGCCCGTCACCGTCGTCGCCGGCGCCCAGTGGACGAGCTAGCCCGACGGACGGCTCCCGTTCCGTCGTCGAACCGTCACCGTTGAGTCGCTCGCAATCGAACCGGCGTCCGAAACGATGTCCCGAACTCCACGAACGTACCTTCGGCTGTTCCTGCTCGGGGGTGGCGTCCTCGTCGGCGCTAGCGGACTGCTCGGTGGGGACACGGTCCAGCTACTCGTCGGCGCCGCCGCCGTCGTCCTCGGCGCCATCGGACTGCTCGCCGAGCGACGGACGTCCTCGGAGTGACGATACCCCTAAGTCACGTCCGTACGGTGCAGTCGGTATGTCCAGATTCGTCGCGATCGCCGCCACGATTCTTGCCGTAGTGTTTGCCGTCGCGAGTCTGCTCCTGTTGCTCGCGGGACGGCACTTCATCGCGGGCACGCTGCTGACGTTCGTGGCGTTCGCGATCTACTTCCGGGAGATCAACGTCGAGTGAACGACGACCGTGCGTCCGGGACCCAAACTATTTGCGCCAGTCCTCCGAAGGACGGCGTGGAACGGGAATGCTAGACAGGATCCTGATCGCGACGGACGGCAGCCGGAAGGCGTCGGCGGCGATCGACCACGGGCTGGAGCTCGCGGAGACGTTCGACGCAGAGGTGCACGTGGTCTACGTCGTCGAGACGAAGGCCTCGTATATCCTCAGTATCGGCGCGAGCGAGGAGGGTCTCGAAGAGTACCGCCAGTACGGACAGGAGGTCGTCGACGAGGTCGTCGATCGCGCCGATCGCCGCGGACTCGAGGCCGTCGGCGCGGTCGAGTCCGGAACGGTCGCCCAACAGCTGCTCGAGTACACGGACCGCGAGGACGTCGACGCGGTCGTCATGGGCGAACGCGGACGGGGAACCCTCGAGCGGTATCTCGGATCGAACGTCGAGAAGGTCGTCCGGCTGTGCTCGAAGCCGGTGACCGTCGTTCGCTCGTAGCGACACCGAGGGCCCGTTGAACGGGATGTCCGGAGCGAAGTGACCGGGACCGGTCGCTCCAGAAGCCGGCTAGGACCCCTTTCAGTCGTCGCCGACGTCGACGACGGTGCCGTCTCTGGTTCTGACGTGTGTGACGAGGTCACCGGTCCGGCTCCTGACGACGATCTCGTCTTCCTCCTCCAGGTTCTCGATTAGCTCGGCGAACTCGTCGGACTGAAGGGTTCTGTACTCTCGTCTGAGCCCGGTCAGCACGGCGTACATCATAAACAACAGGATAAACGTAAACGGTAGCCCGCTGGCGATCGCCGCCGCCTGCAGCGCCTCGACGGCCGCGTCGCCGCCGGCGATCAGCAGCGCCGAGGCGACCAGCCCCTCCGAGGCGGCCCAGAAGACCCGCCCAGCCGGGGGCGTCTCGTGTTTCCCGCCGGTGCTCAGATGTTCGAGGACGAGCGACCCCGAGTCCGAAGACGTCACGAAAAACGTCGTGACGAGAACGATCGCGATCACGGAGAGGATCAGCGTCCCCGGCATCTGCTCGAACATCGCGAACATCGCGACCTCCTCGCCGGTTTCGAAGACGGGGTCGCTGATCGCGCCCGCCGTCGCGTCGTTCAGCTCGAAGTTCAGGGCGGTTCCACCCATCGCCGAGAACCAGGCGAACGAGAAGATGACGGGGATCAGGAGCACGCCGCCGACGAACTCGCGGACGGAGCGCCCCTTCGAGATCCTGGCGATGAACATCCCGACGAACGGCGACCAGGAGATCCACCAGGCCCAGTAGAACACCGTCCAGTCGACGAGGAAGTCACCTTCGCCCTCGCCGCCGGGCCCGTAGAACTCCGAGCCCTGGAAGTAGTGGTCGTCGAAGGTGTTCCCGAAGAAGGAAAGCTCGAAGAAGTTTCCGAGGTAGCCACCGATCCCCTGTGGCAGGGCGCCGAGGACGAACAGGGTCGGCCCGAGAACGAACACCGAAATCAGCAGGATCAACATCAGCGTCAGATTCAGGTTGCTGAGCCGTCGGATCCCTTTGTCGAGACCGAGATAGACGGAGATGATCGCGAGCCCGGTAACGAGGCCGATGATCGCCACGGCGACCCAGATCGAGTCGGGAACCGCGGGGAACACGCCGACCTCGTCGCCGAGGAACGTCAGTCCGGCATTGATCTGTAACGCCCCCAGTCCGAGCGAGGTTACGAGGCCGAACAGCGTCGCGAAGATGGTGAAGATGTCGATGAGGTGGCCCGGCCAGCCGTAGATCCGATCGCCGAGCACCGGGTAAAACACCGAACGGAAGGTTAGCGGAAGCCCCCGATTGTACGAGAAGAAGGCGAGTCCGAGCGCGACCAGCGCGTAGATCGCCCACGGGTGGACCCCCCAGTGGAACAGCGACACTGCGAGTGCGACCTCACCGGCGCCCTCGGTTCCCGCCTCCGCGCCCAGATGTGGGTCGAAGAGGTGAAACACCGGTTCGGCGACGCCGAAGAACATGAGGCCGATCCCCATCCCGGCGCTGAACAGCATCGCGACCCAGGAGATGTCGCTGAACTCCTTCTCGCCGTCGACCCCGCCGAGGCGGATCGAGCCGTACTTGCTGATGGCGAGATAGATCATGAAGATAATGAAGCTGTTCGCCGCCAGGATGAACAGCCAGTCGAAGTAGTCAGACACTGCAACACGGGTCTCCTGGTAGACCGTCCCCGCCTGGTCGGGAAACACAAGCGAGAGAACGATAAACAGCACGATCAACCCGCCCGCGATGAAAAACACGGGGGGGTTGATGTCGAAGCCGTACCCTTGCCAGTTCCTGTCGCCCGGTTCTCGGTCCGTCTCCGCGTGGAAGAGTTCTCCCTGGATACCGCTGTTGTCGTCGTCTGCCATAGTTACCCTCCGTATGCGTTCCGCCCGCCGTCGCTCCGCACGAAGTCGTCTATCGGTCCTGTTCCGAAGCGGCCGTTCGTGACGCGATGCCGGATCGATCTCTCCGTCCCGGCTTTCCGGTTCGTTGCGGCGACGAATTTCCGTGCGAACATATCACGAATGATATTGACTGTCAATCACAGTACGTCGATTGCCTGCAGTTCGGTATATAGTTTTGGTAAATATCCGTGTACGTACTGGAGGAACGTTCCGTCGGATAGACCTTTCGACCTAGGTCCACCAGTTTCGGCCGTTCATCCCCGCAGCCGCGCGAGGACGGCCCCGATCCGGGCCGGCGTCGCCAGAACGGAGAGCACGAACGTCGCGACGGCGAGCCCGAACGAGACGGCTGCGACGGCCAGCAAGATGGGTGCCAGTCCCGCCAGAACGGGGATCGAGAGGACAGTCATCGAACAGACGACCACCAGGAGAAACCCAAGCGAGACGCGTATCCCGGTCTGGCGCGGGTTGAACCCACAGCCGGGACAGCCTTCCTCGCTGCCCTCGAGTTCGTACCCGCACCGCTCACAGCGTGGACTCCCCCCCGTGCTCGGACGCATGGCCTTCCCTCTCGGCTCGGAACACTAAAAAGCAGTACTCCGTCCGGTCCGTCGACTGACGTCGGTCGGACGCTCCCGCCCGGGCGGTCGAAGCCGAGGACGGTTCCACGACGTTCTCCGGAACTGTCCGATCGAGGTTCGGAACGTCCGCTGTCGGTCGATTTATGTGCTCCCGACCGCATCTGTATGCTAATGGCTGGCAAACCGTACTGTCGATTCGGGTGCCGTTCGTCCTCGCGACCGACCGCCGTCGGGACCCGTTCGGGGTGAGAACGCGGCTCATGTCGGGCGACATCCAGTCGATACCGACCGCCGAGGGGATGGTCGAGCTGCTCGCGGAGCCCCGTTTCGAGCTGATGCCGTTCGAGAGCATCGACGAACAGCTCGGTCATCTACCGGAGGGATCGGAGATCGCTATCACTACCTCCCCGACGCTGGGACTCGAGGCGACGATCGAGTGGAGCGAACGGGCCAGCGAGCGCGGCTACGAGATCGTTCCCCACGTCGCCGCCCGCTACGTCGAGGACCGGGACCACCTCGCGGAGATCGCCCGTCGGCTTACCGAGGCCGGCGTAACGGATATTTTCGTCCCGGGCGGGGATCGCGAGGAGCCGGCCGGCGAGTTCGAGTCCGCCTACGAGCTGCTGGTCGCGCTCGAGGACCTCCCCTACGAGTTCGCGGAGATCGGGGTCACCGGCTACCCGGAGGGCCACGCCTTCCTCGACGACGAGACGCTGGCCGCAGCGATGAACCGAAAGGAGCCGTACGCGACCTACGTCGTCACCCAGCTGTGCTACGATCCCGACGCCGTCCTCGAATGGATCGACGAGATCCGCACCCGTGGCATCGATCTTCCCGTCGAGGTCGGTATCCCCGGCGTGATGAAGTACCAGCGGCTGTTTGGCATCTCGAAGAAGGTCGGGGTCGGCGACTCCGTTCGCTTTCTCAAAAAGACAAGCGGAATCGTCGGCTTTCTCCGCCAGCTCGTCGGCTCCAGAGGGACGTACTCGCCGGACACGCTGCTCGAGGGGCTCGCGCCGTACGCGACCGACCCCTACTACGGGATCCGCGGGGTCCACATCTATGCGTTCAATCAGGTGCCGGACCTCGAGTCCTGGCGGGCCGAGACGCTCGCAAAACACCGCTGACGGATCAGCCGTTTCGCTTTCGCTCCTGGTCGGGGTGTTCGGAGACGTACACGCTGGTGTGATCCGGAATATCCTCGGTCACCCAGGAGTTGGCGCCGATGCTGACGTGATCGCCGACACTGATCGCCCCCAGCACCTTCGTTCCGGCCCCGATCACGACGTTGTCGCCGATGTCGGGGTGGCGCTTGTACCCCTTCTTCAGTGTCTTCTCGTCGTCTTCTGCCTCCTCGAAGTGTAACGCCCCGAGGGTCACGTCCTGGTAGAGCCGGACCCAGTCGCCGATCGTCGCCGTCTCACCGATCACGACGCCCGTCCCGTGGTCGACGAAGAAGTAGTCGCCGATCCGGGCCCCCGGGTGGATGTCGATCCCGGTGATCGTCTTCGCGTACTCGGTCAGCTCCCTGGCGTACTGCGGGGCGTCGGCCTCGTAGAGGCAGTGTGCGACCCGCTGCATCGCGATCGCCTGCAGCCCGGGGTAGGAACGGACGATCTCGACGACCGACCGCGCGGCCGGATCGCCCTTGTAGGCGGCCTCGACGTCCTTCTCGAGGGTCCGGCGAAGTTCCGGCAGCCGATCGAGGACGTCGGTCGTCGTCGCCTCTGGATCGGGCTCCTCGTAGGCCCGGAGCCCTGCCTCGTAGTGGGTCCCGAGCTCCGTGAGCGTCTCTCGGACCGCCGACTCGTCTTCGAGCAGCTCTCGAGCGTTCCAGCAGCCTGGAAACAGGAGCCGCCTGAGCAGCGCCAGCTCCGGGCGCCTGTCGTCCTCCGGGAACGGTGCCGACGAGTCCGGTCCCCTCGCGGCGTCGGTGTCGTAGGTCTCGCGGAGTCGTTCGGCGGCGTCCCCCGTGTACTCGTATCCCATGGTCGAGTAATCGAACGGGACGACCAAATGCTTTCCAGCCGCTCGAGGACGACGAACGCTACAAGGCGGTGGTC
This genomic window from Natronococcus occultus SP4 contains:
- a CDS encoding universal stress protein, producing MYDNVLIATDGSDEAEGAIDHGLDLAEKVGAKVHVLYVVETKANYILTVGLSDDELRSYRKYGEEVVTRVIDRASERGLSGEGVIRTGRPAAEIVDYGAENDVDLILLGKQGHGAIDRHLGSTSEKVIRMADTPVTVVAGAQWTS
- the fdhF gene encoding formate dehydrogenase subunit alpha, encoding MATEESEPVKTICPYCGVGCGIQVNQGEEPGDVQFMPWGDAPVNEGRICIKGGAATEVVDHEDRLTEPLIKEDGEFREASWAEAYDRIVDELERIREEYEPDAMGFFGSSKTMNEENYLLQKLARRYGTNNVDNCTRMCHASTVWALRTSLGAGAMTNSMADLEESADVFWIQGANPGEQHPIANSQYFRQAVLEGATVIQVDPHANKTTSSFQIDETDRHQHLQLEPGTDIPLLNVVIKTILENHEDDPDAGWIDEEFIEERTEGFDHLKETLSEFDKEEAAEQCGVPLEDIELAAEKYAMANNAAIFTGMGMSQHTCGVDNVQNEINLALITGNLGKPGTGVNPLRGQNNVQGTCDVGAMPNVLPGYQLVDDDEARQSVEEEWGFEVPDEPGLTNVELSHEFGNSVKGLYVMGENPVVSEPDANRVIERIQDLEFMVAQDIFMTETAEYADVVLPATTWAERGGTVTNTDRRVQRMRGVDKVHENTKHDLEILMEVGSRLFSEDEFRFEDEEAVFEELRQVCPSYYGMTYEILGEEGIQWPCYELGDEGDQYLYEDSFDTDNGLGQIEGVTHQPPKETPDEEYPLILTTARLEEHYNTGTMSRRSPTLNRQTPENFVDVHPNDAERYGIEDGQDVVLKSRRGEITVEAQVTDAIKEGSVWTTPHFAAASANRLTNDVLDERAKIPEYKAAAAEIEVGIEPADSEAPADD
- a CDS encoding BCCT family transporter: MADDDNSGIQGELFHAETDREPGDRNWQGYGFDINPPVFFIAGGLIVLFIVLSLVFPDQAGTVYQETRVAVSDYFDWLFILAANSFIIFMIYLAISKYGSIRLGGVDGEKEFSDISWVAMLFSAGMGIGLMFFGVAEPVFHLFDPHLGAEAGTEGAGEVALAVSLFHWGVHPWAIYALVALGLAFFSYNRGLPLTFRSVFYPVLGDRIYGWPGHLIDIFTIFATLFGLVTSLGLGALQINAGLTFLGDEVGVFPAVPDSIWVAVAIIGLVTGLAIISVYLGLDKGIRRLSNLNLTLMLILLISVFVLGPTLFVLGALPQGIGGYLGNFFELSFFGNTFDDHYFQGSEFYGPGGEGEGDFLVDWTVFYWAWWISWSPFVGMFIARISKGRSVREFVGGVLLIPVIFSFAWFSAMGGTALNFELNDATAGAISDPVFETGEEVAMFAMFEQMPGTLILSVIAIVLVTTFFVTSSDSGSLVLEHLSTGGKHETPPAGRVFWAASEGLVASALLIAGGDAAVEALQAAAIASGLPFTFILLFMMYAVLTGLRREYRTLQSDEFAELIENLEEEDEIVVRSRTGDLVTHVRTRDGTVVDVGDD
- a CDS encoding formate--tetrahydrofolate ligase, which translates into the protein MTDSNQDGRIPTDYEIAQNAEKRPIDDVVEPFGLDAEDLELIGEHKAKVSFDAIERLRSERSEDGKLVLVTGMTPTPLGEGKTVTTVGLGQAFNRIDRDALIAIREPSLGPVFGVKGGAAGGGYSQVLPMEDINLHFTGDLHALTSAHNLISTMLDNHIKQGNELDIAVNWINWPRAIDMNDRVLRETVVGLGGEVTGVPREDGFILTAASEMMAVLCLADGIEDLKARIGRIIVAYAEDGEPITVDDIGATDAAAILLKDALKPNVVQTIEGTPAFVHGGPFANIAHGTNSLIADEVAAHLSEYLVTEAGFGSDLGAEKFMNIVCRFGEMEPDAVTVVASVRALKYHGQNMWPPNLEQLEDEDVAAVERGLENLDKHVENLRKFGVPVVVALNRFPDDSDAEVEAVLDHCREDLEVRAAESTVFSDGGEGGVDLAEKLVDAAETESSFEPLYDLEMSIKEKIEVVATEIYGADGVEYHSDAETDIERLTEHGFDDVPICMSKTFHSLSDDASRKGVPEDWTLEVNEIYPSAGAGFLVVLTADVLTLPGLPEEPAAANMELQSDGSIDGLF
- the epsC gene encoding serine O-acetyltransferase EpsC gives rise to the protein MGYEYTGDAAERLRETYDTDAARGPDSSAPFPEDDRRPELALLRRLLFPGCWNARELLEDESAVRETLTELGTHYEAGLRAYEEPDPEATTTDVLDRLPELRRTLEKDVEAAYKGDPAARSVVEIVRSYPGLQAIAMQRVAHCLYEADAPQYARELTEYAKTITGIDIHPGARIGDYFFVDHGTGVVIGETATIGDWVRLYQDVTLGALHFEEAEDDEKTLKKGYKRHPDIGDNVVIGAGTKVLGAISVGDHVSIGANSWVTEDIPDHTSVYVSEHPDQERKRNG
- a CDS encoding methylenetetrahydrofolate reductase, with the translated sequence MSGDIQSIPTAEGMVELLAEPRFELMPFESIDEQLGHLPEGSEIAITTSPTLGLEATIEWSERASERGYEIVPHVAARYVEDRDHLAEIARRLTEAGVTDIFVPGGDREEPAGEFESAYELLVALEDLPYEFAEIGVTGYPEGHAFLDDETLAAAMNRKEPYATYVVTQLCYDPDAVLEWIDEIRTRGIDLPVEVGIPGVMKYQRLFGISKKVGVGDSVRFLKKTSGIVGFLRQLVGSRGTYSPDTLLEGLAPYATDPYYGIRGVHIYAFNQVPDLESWRAETLAKHR
- a CDS encoding universal stress protein gives rise to the protein MLDRILIATDGSRKASAAIDHGLELAETFDAEVHVVYVVETKASYILSIGASEEGLEEYRQYGQEVVDEVVDRADRRGLEAVGAVESGTVAQQLLEYTDREDVDAVVMGERGRGTLERYLGSNVEKVVRLCSKPVTVVRS